A window of Solanum stenotomum isolate F172 chromosome 9, ASM1918654v1, whole genome shotgun sequence genomic DNA:
ATACTATTATTCAACAATTTCTAGTacatattaaaacaaaatttgataaaacTATTAAGTGCATAAAAACTGATAATGGTacataattcttgaataataTGTGTTCAACCATGTTTACTTCTTTAGGCATTATACATCAAACTACATGTGCTTATACCCCTCAGCAAAATGGTATTGCTGAAAGGAAATATAGACACATTCTTGAGCTTACAAGAGCTATTAGGTTTCAGGGAAACATTCCTATTAAATTTTGGGGTTTATGTGTTCAAGCTGTAGTATATATTATAAACAGAATTCTTAAACCTGTTATTAATAACAAAACTCCTTTTACAAAGTTATTCAGAAAGCAACCTACAATATCACATCTCAGAGTGTTAAGTTGTTTGTgttttgctaaaattatacaAGAACCCGATAAACTAAAAAGTAGGTCCAGAATGGTTTTTCATTTAGGCTATGCAACTACTCAAAAAGGTTACTAGTTATGTGATCTAACTTCTCATGTTTTCTTGTACACAGAGATGTGATATTCAAGGAAGACATATTTCCTTTCAAAACACAAGATCAACAACATATACTGTGTTCAGATTTACTGGTTTAAATGATGGACAACCAGCTTATGTCACTAACTCACCACATCAATTGCCCATTGCTGATCAGGTTCAGGGAACAAGTTCATCTGAGGAGGTATCTACAAAAACCAATAATCCTGCTTTAAATAGAGATCAGGTTCCTGTACCTGGTCCATTGGTGAtacaagaagaaaataaaagatcTACAAGTGGAAAGAAATCGCCATTATGGATGAAAGATTTTGTATCTCTCCATGCTAAACATACTCCATATTCTTTGGACAAATACCTGTCATATGACAAGTTAAACCATTTCTATCAAACAGATTTGTCTGAGATCCCTACCAATACAGAACCTACAAGCTACAAAGAAATTGTTTCTGATCCTAAATGGGTTGAGGCAATGCAATCTGAGATTGATGCACTACAAAATATTCATACATGGGAAGTAGTTACTCTTCCAAAGGGAAAGGTGCCTATAGGTTGCAAATGGGTCTATAAGATCAAATATAAGAGCACATGAGAAATAAAGAGGTATAAGGCAAGGCCAGTAGCAAAAGGCTATAGCCAAAAGGAAGGTATTGATTATAAGGAGACATTCAGTCCAGTTGTGATGATGAGGATTGTGAGAACAATGCTAACTATTGTAGCTCAAAGACAATGGCACATTAATTATATGGATGTGTTCAATGCTTTTCTACAAGGGGACTTACCTGATGAGATTTACATGTACCTTCCTCAAGGATTTAAGAGTTAGAGGGAGAATAAAGTGTGTAGACTCACTAAATCCCTTTATGGGCTAAAACAAGCACCAAGACAATGTAATGCAAAACTCTAACATGCATTACTGAAATTTGAGTTCAAACAAAGTGAATATCATTACTCTTTATTCATCAAAAAGACAACAATAGGCATGGCACTTGTTCTCAtctatgtggatgatatgttgATCACTGGAAATAGTATACTTCTAATTGAAGAAACAAAGAATCAGTTGAAGCAAGCTTTCAAAATGAAAGACTTGGGAGAGTTAAGGTACTTCTTAGGTATTGAATTTGGAAGATCAAAGCAAGGTATTCTAATGCATCAAAGAAAGTATGCACTAGAATTAATTTCTGAAACTGGTCTAACTGCAGCTAAACCAGCTGGAACTCTAATTGATACCAACTTAAAATTGACTACCAAACAGTATGATGAAGAAACACAGATGACAAAAGATGATCCCTTAACTGATCAAGGAGCTTATCAAAGGATAGTTGGCAAACTACTCTATCTAACCATGATAAGACCTGACATCTTCTATGGGGTTCAAATATTAAGTCAATTCCTACAACAGCCTAAGAAACCACATATGACTACAACATTAAGGATTGTGAGATATGTGAAAAACCCACTAGGACAAGGCCTAATACTGTCCAGCTACTCAAAGAATACTATCACTGCTtattgtgatgcagattgggcCTCTTTCCCTCTAACAAAAAGGTTAATTACTGGT
This region includes:
- the LOC125877249 gene encoding uncharacterized mitochondrial protein AtMg00810-like, whose product is MALVLIYVDDMLITGNSILLIEETKNQLKQAFKMKDLGELRYFLGIEFGRSKQGILMHQRKYALELISETGLTAAKPAGTLIDTNLKLTTKQYDEETQMTKDDPLTDQGAYQRIVGKLLYLTMIRPDIFYGVQILSQFLQQPKKPHMTTTLRIVRYVKNPLGQGLILSSYSKNTITAYCDADWASFPLTKRLITGYFVQYGGSLVSWKSKK